From the genome of Solidesulfovibrio carbinolicus, one region includes:
- a CDS encoding MFS transporter: MSETNSRANASAWGILAAMGFGALIAQMFSTVIGPALPTIKDDLDLSLSMQAWTITSYSLAFGTALIAGGRLGDLVGEVRMIVIGYMVFGGGLILSAVATSGLLMVSGRTVQGIGIGISAPATLSIVVNAFSASRCGFAVGVWGFAHGFGLLVGPIFAGYMLDLLSWRWVFWLAVPLTTAVILVTLAATRNYCSVLSSGRYDIIGLVLGGLGITLVTYGLQNASNGWGTPNTWGTLAVGVVLLALFGVVETRTDCPLIDFSLWRERLFSGAFFAESAVGFVYIPMLTVVGSLFFIEVLGYSPVMASWVIVITTGACMVLEPPAGRLIDHIGPGIPIVAALAMQAVALFWMGTFCPETTLGELIIPLALMGAGVGIALPACNAAGMRTLKPEQAGMGSGLLQMTFNVPAALGAALVTSIMGSHCLAKVGAVLAGKPYLQQGLEYAQAIKDGNDAAAAAILKSLPSNSAAMVENAMVSAQASTIAMSMTVLGSIALVGAIMALLIIGRRRCPEENPLAGSVQDQE; the protein is encoded by the coding sequence ATGAGTGAAACGAATAGCAGGGCCAACGCCAGCGCCTGGGGGATTCTGGCAGCCATGGGCTTTGGCGCGCTCATCGCCCAGATGTTCAGCACGGTGATTGGTCCCGCCTTGCCTACAATCAAAGACGATCTCGACCTGTCCCTGTCGATGCAGGCCTGGACGATCACTTCATACAGCCTTGCCTTCGGCACGGCGCTGATCGCTGGCGGTCGCCTCGGCGACCTCGTAGGCGAAGTCCGCATGATTGTGATCGGCTATATGGTTTTCGGCGGCGGCCTTATCCTGTCCGCCGTGGCCACGAGCGGCTTGCTCATGGTGTCCGGGCGCACTGTGCAAGGCATCGGCATCGGTATTTCAGCACCGGCCACCCTGTCCATCGTGGTAAACGCATTTTCCGCTTCCCGATGTGGATTCGCTGTCGGCGTATGGGGATTTGCACACGGGTTCGGACTGCTGGTCGGTCCGATATTCGCGGGCTACATGCTCGACCTGCTGAGTTGGCGCTGGGTCTTCTGGCTCGCCGTGCCACTGACTACCGCAGTCATCCTCGTCACTCTGGCGGCTACAAGGAACTATTGCAGCGTACTGTCTTCCGGCCGCTATGACATCATCGGTCTCGTCCTCGGCGGCCTTGGCATCACCTTGGTTACCTATGGATTGCAAAACGCCAGCAACGGCTGGGGTACTCCTAACACCTGGGGGACTCTGGCGGTCGGCGTTGTGCTGCTCGCCTTGTTCGGCGTTGTCGAGACCCGCACCGATTGTCCCCTCATCGATTTTTCCCTGTGGCGTGAGCGTCTTTTTTCCGGCGCTTTTTTTGCCGAAAGCGCCGTTGGTTTCGTCTATATCCCGATGCTGACCGTCGTGGGATCACTGTTTTTCATCGAAGTTCTTGGTTATTCCCCAGTGATGGCCAGTTGGGTCATCGTCATCACGACCGGAGCTTGCATGGTGCTTGAACCGCCCGCAGGTCGCCTTATTGACCACATCGGACCGGGAATTCCCATTGTGGCTGCACTGGCCATGCAGGCCGTCGCGTTGTTCTGGATGGGCACCTTCTGTCCGGAGACAACCCTGGGCGAACTCATCATCCCCTTGGCGCTGATGGGAGCAGGCGTCGGAATCGCCTTGCCAGCCTGCAATGCGGCCGGGATGCGTACACTCAAGCCCGAACAGGCAGGCATGGGCTCGGGTCTTCTTCAGATGACATTCAACGTACCGGCCGCGCTAGGTGCCGCCCTGGTCACATCGATCATGGGGTCTCACTGCTTGGCCAAGGTGGGGGCAGTGTTGGCTGGAAAGCCGTATCTCCAGCAGGGCCTGGAATATGCGCAAGCCATCAAAGACGGGAATGATGCAGCCGCCGCAGCCATCCTCAAGTCGCTTCCCTCCAATTCAGCCGCAATGGTGGAAAACGCCATGGTTTCAGCGCAAGCCTCAACAATCGCCATGAGCATGACGGTGCTTGGAAGCATTGCCCTGGTTGGGGCGATCATGGCTCTGCTGATCATCGGCCGCCGCAGGTGCCCAGAGGAAAATCCACTTGCTGGCTCAGTTCAGGATCAGGAGTGA
- a CDS encoding cyclic nucleotide-binding domain-containing protein, producing MRRFLEKRLGVYPTESASFLKAAGLFLSVFFFFAIFRNYVDASFLKRYGPDSLPLMLCASGALAIGLFSFCRRLSLRFSDRTLLGIFFLLAGLLQVLFYVLAQRGLELVYPLLYQLLSLMDAFLLVYLWNLMQYIFDARQGKRLFRLLMAAQVLGSTLGSLVCSPLTDMLGIDALLLVAAAANGALALVMALPGHGAASRGALSNRAEKGDARFALVEVAAALGRYPIFRFLCVCAILPNLILPILTYQFGTVTAAAFADEQALLGFLGWFRAGLTGCVFLCITVFGRGYDAVSIRAIALAAPLNYAVAFGAMAAFFSLPAAAYAQFSSIFLQRSALGPLTKQLFSLLPRDIAAWSQVFIRGSLTQSASMFGALLLLALKQEISPRGLSYLALALALAWINETFRFRRRYHAGLRQVIAQDSLDFDRFVNVASGQTETASPHGPSMEPQDYPEEMLARLAELDLPELDPDTAQGLLESPDAATRAEAAASFALSRDMLAVGRLTELLDDVEAVRRAAVDTLARYGPDISPILEQALLATASQRAQEGLLEAMRLGHMGQADMTPFVCRRLQEAYEAIIAARALEAIPQAMTAELLRMALREKRREQLYLAFMALWVVQPDMRLVFASLGAGKSDAAAEYLENVLDPVLADRLVPLVDTLPEEEVIQRGRRALPLMRGQSPERVLHALSASDDPCLRLLAFCVIGEHAANPAFLSTTSAGLACADADVRQAALYARQRITAKEASMPPVIMLMQTLGRYPIFSGLGLKELRAVASISEHTVFSAGTVIAKAGETFAGIHLVTSGVIVAHDAAGQKRTEIASGGMFGVLDVFLDLPGSLDYLAQSDVEVYVINAAVFLEIMKLHPLIGVNLCRYFSERLYALDTESLDRAHNQL from the coding sequence ATGCGCAGGTTTCTCGAAAAACGTCTCGGCGTATACCCCACGGAGAGCGCATCGTTTCTTAAAGCGGCTGGCCTCTTTCTGTCCGTTTTCTTTTTTTTCGCCATCTTTCGCAATTACGTCGACGCCTCGTTCCTCAAGCGATACGGGCCGGACAGCCTGCCGCTCATGCTGTGCGCCAGCGGAGCCCTAGCCATTGGCCTGTTTTCCTTCTGCCGTCGCCTAAGCCTGCGGTTCTCGGACAGGACACTGCTAGGCATTTTTTTTCTCCTCGCCGGTCTGCTGCAAGTCCTGTTCTATGTCCTGGCCCAACGCGGCCTGGAGCTGGTCTACCCGCTGCTTTACCAGTTGCTCTCCCTCATGGACGCCTTTCTGCTCGTCTATTTGTGGAATCTCATGCAGTATATCTTCGACGCGCGCCAGGGGAAACGGCTTTTTCGCCTGCTTATGGCGGCCCAGGTGCTCGGCAGTACCCTTGGCAGCCTGGTCTGCTCGCCGCTGACCGACATGCTTGGAATCGACGCGTTGCTGCTCGTGGCCGCTGCGGCCAACGGCGCTCTGGCCCTGGTCATGGCCCTGCCCGGACACGGTGCGGCGTCGCGTGGGGCGCTTTCCAACCGAGCCGAGAAAGGCGACGCCCGTTTCGCGTTAGTCGAAGTGGCCGCGGCCCTCGGGCGCTATCCCATCTTTCGCTTTCTGTGCGTCTGCGCCATCTTGCCCAACCTCATCCTGCCGATTCTCACCTACCAATTCGGCACGGTAACCGCCGCCGCCTTTGCCGATGAACAAGCTCTCCTGGGCTTTCTCGGCTGGTTCCGGGCTGGTCTTACTGGCTGCGTCTTTTTGTGCATCACGGTTTTCGGGCGCGGCTACGACGCGGTGTCCATCCGGGCCATCGCCCTGGCCGCGCCGCTCAACTACGCCGTCGCCTTCGGGGCCATGGCCGCTTTTTTCAGCCTTCCGGCAGCGGCCTATGCCCAGTTTTCCAGCATCTTTCTGCAACGCTCGGCTCTTGGCCCCCTGACCAAACAACTCTTCAGCCTCTTGCCCCGGGACATCGCCGCCTGGAGCCAAGTCTTTATCCGAGGCTCCCTCACCCAAAGCGCCAGCATGTTCGGGGCGCTCCTGCTGCTCGCCCTCAAGCAGGAGATTTCCCCTCGGGGCTTGTCGTATCTGGCGTTAGCCCTGGCCCTGGCCTGGATCAACGAGACTTTCCGGTTCCGCAGGCGTTACCACGCCGGCCTGCGCCAAGTTATTGCCCAGGACAGTCTCGATTTCGACCGCTTCGTCAACGTCGCCTCCGGGCAGACCGAAACGGCCTCCCCCCATGGTCCGTCCATGGAACCCCAAGATTATCCCGAGGAAATGCTGGCTCGGCTGGCCGAACTGGACCTGCCGGAGCTTGATCCGGACACGGCCCAAGGCCTTCTGGAATCGCCGGATGCGGCGACGCGGGCCGAGGCGGCGGCCTCCTTCGCACTGAGCCGGGATATGCTGGCCGTGGGCCGTTTGACGGAACTTCTGGATGATGTGGAGGCCGTGCGTCGGGCCGCCGTAGACACCTTGGCGCGCTATGGCCCGGACATCTCGCCGATCCTCGAGCAGGCCCTCCTGGCCACTGCCTCGCAACGAGCCCAGGAGGGCTTGCTGGAGGCCATGCGCCTGGGGCACATGGGACAAGCGGACATGACGCCGTTTGTCTGCCGGCGATTGCAGGAAGCGTATGAAGCCATTATCGCCGCGCGGGCCCTCGAAGCCATCCCCCAGGCGATGACAGCTGAACTGCTGCGGATGGCCCTTCGCGAAAAACGCCGCGAGCAGCTCTACCTGGCCTTTATGGCCCTGTGGGTGGTCCAGCCGGACATGCGCCTGGTCTTTGCATCCCTTGGCGCAGGCAAATCCGACGCTGCCGCCGAATATCTCGAAAATGTCCTGGATCCGGTGTTGGCCGACCGTCTGGTTCCCCTCGTGGATACCCTGCCCGAAGAGGAAGTCATCCAGCGGGGAAGACGCGCCCTGCCACTGATGCGCGGGCAGTCGCCGGAGCGCGTCCTCCATGCGCTCAGCGCATCCGATGATCCCTGTCTCCGGCTACTGGCCTTCTGCGTCATCGGCGAGCACGCCGCCAACCCGGCCTTTCTGTCGACGACTTCAGCCGGGCTCGCCTGCGCCGATGCTGACGTGCGCCAAGCCGCATTGTATGCCCGGCAACGCATAACCGCCAAGGAGGCGTCCATGCCGCCTGTCATCATGCTCATGCAAACCCTCGGCCGCTATCCGATTTTCAGTGGTCTGGGGCTCAAGGAACTCCGTGCTGTTGCCTCGATCTCCGAACACACGGTCTTTTCCGCCGGGACGGTCATTGCCAAGGCCGGGGAAACCTTCGCGGGCATCCATCTTGTGACCAGCGGCGTCATCGTTGCACACGACGCCGCTGGCCAGAAGCGGACAGAAATCGCTTCTGGCGGAATGTTCGGAGTGTTGGACGTTTTTTTGGACCTCCCCGGTTCGCTGGACTATCTGGCGCAAAGCGATGTGGAAGTCTATGTGATCAACGCCGCCGTTTTTTTAGAAATCATGAAGTTACACCCCCTGATAGGCGTCAATTTGTGTCGGTATTTTTCTGAGAGGTTATACGCACTGGACACAGAGTCACTCGACAGAGCACATAATCAATTGTAA
- a CDS encoding glycosyltransferase, whose amino-acid sequence MSQVTDLRRVLVYTHNSIGLGHAVRVMAVIDGMRALLPSTDFLVLSGGSAPSIFLGEGIETIKLPGVRHDLDGPGQPFRPRYLHTLDRDAVFAWRGRLIRECLDAFAPDVVMVEHALAGLRGEAAPLLARARRLTPDGHVLVHLSRGIHCGAPMLLAPAASYPGLPPEAAVTGLYDAFYVLEERAVADVNREFFGDVAALEPRINYLGRIAARNAEELNGDKRVAELCLGRPLLLLSLGRHGRILELHARLLAALDRVPAALAGETLVVLDPYLPPEQVAAIKALPCAARVRFTPFIPCLEEIMAAAAVVVCRAGYNTVNELLVTGKPALVIPESHPSREQERRAGILSGRQAVVLTEQACLDGDPAAMLIDLLARPVRSATVRFDRFAVGRRIVADLRRLAREP is encoded by the coding sequence ATGTCCCAGGTCACGGACTTGCGCCGCGTGCTTGTCTACACGCACAATTCCATCGGTCTTGGCCATGCCGTGCGCGTCATGGCCGTCATTGACGGCATGCGTGCCCTGCTGCCCTCGACGGACTTCCTCGTGTTAAGCGGCGGCTCAGCTCCGTCGATCTTTCTTGGCGAGGGCATCGAGACTATCAAACTGCCCGGAGTGCGCCACGATCTCGACGGGCCCGGCCAGCCGTTTCGGCCGCGTTATCTGCACACTCTGGACCGTGACGCCGTCTTTGCCTGGCGCGGGCGGCTCATCAGGGAGTGTCTCGACGCCTTTGCCCCGGACGTGGTCATGGTCGAACACGCCCTGGCCGGTCTGCGGGGAGAGGCTGCCCCCCTTTTGGCCAGGGCCCGGCGTCTGACCCCGGACGGCCATGTCCTGGTCCATTTGTCCCGGGGCATCCACTGCGGCGCGCCCATGCTCCTGGCTCCGGCCGCCAGCTATCCCGGACTGCCGCCAGAGGCGGCGGTCACCGGACTGTATGACGCCTTTTACGTGCTGGAGGAAAGGGCCGTGGCGGACGTCAACCGGGAGTTTTTCGGCGACGTGGCGGCACTGGAGCCCAGGATCAACTATCTTGGCCGCATCGCCGCACGCAACGCCGAGGAACTCAACGGCGACAAGCGCGTCGCCGAACTGTGCCTGGGCCGGCCGCTGCTGCTGTTAAGCCTGGGCCGCCATGGCCGCATCCTGGAACTGCACGCCCGCCTGTTGGCGGCCCTGGATCGTGTGCCCGCCGCCCTGGCCGGCGAAACTTTGGTCGTGCTGGACCCTTACCTGCCGCCGGAACAGGTCGCCGCCATCAAGGCCCTGCCGTGCGCGGCCCGTGTCAGGTTCACGCCGTTTATCCCCTGTCTGGAGGAGATCATGGCCGCCGCCGCTGTGGTGGTCTGCCGGGCGGGCTACAACACGGTCAACGAACTGCTGGTGACCGGCAAGCCGGCCCTGGTCATCCCGGAGAGCCATCCCAGTCGGGAGCAGGAGCGACGGGCCGGCATCCTGTCTGGACGGCAGGCGGTGGTTCTGACGGAGCAGGCCTGCCTGGACGGCGATCCAGCTGCGATGCTGATCGACCTGCTGGCGCGGCCGGTCCGGTCGGCGACAGTTCGGTTCGACCGTTTCGCAGTGGGGCGGCGCATCGTGGCCGATCTGCGGCGTCTGGCAAGAGAACCCTGA